A genome region from Chryseobacterium sp. G0186 includes the following:
- a CDS encoding 30S ribosomal protein THX, with amino-acid sequence MGKGDKKSRRGKINSGSYGKRRPRKASKSFVAAEEKSKK; translated from the coding sequence ATGGGAAAAGGAGACAAAAAATCAAGAAGAGGTAAGATCAATTCCGGCAGCTATGGAAAAAGAAGACCGAGGAAAGCTTCAAAATCTTTTGTAGCAGCGGAAGAAAAATCTAAAAAGTAA
- a CDS encoding MATE family efflux transporter, whose amino-acid sequence MIKYIDFLKKAFIGEETDFTKVNIRSAVLLLAIPMMLEMAMESVFALVDLYFVGHLKESGFAIQTVGLTESVLSIMYSIAIGMSMAATALVARRIGEKNPEQASRSAAQVILVSFIITFILSVLGVIYAEEILILMGSKPEAAAYGKDFTRIMMGSSTIIMLLFLINGIFRGAGNAMIAMKSLWIANIVNIILCPVLIKGLGPVPAMGLTGAALATTIGRSIGVIYQLYHLLVADTQIRIKFAYFKPKYKLIQSIIKIATPGIFQFVIASCSWIFLAELVATTGGENASAGYQTALRLMMFFILPAWGLSNAASTLVGQNMGANEMLRAEQSVMKTVKYNVVFMLLVSLIFLLFGNFLVSFFTNEIEIKGFAKNALHIMSVGFIFYGVGMVMINAFNGAGDTWTPTWVNLFGFWLFQIPLAYFLSKYLEMGPKGVFISIPAAETIITIVAFILFKKGKWKTVKV is encoded by the coding sequence ATGATAAAATATATTGACTTTTTGAAAAAAGCCTTTATTGGAGAAGAAACAGATTTTACAAAGGTGAATATTAGAAGTGCTGTTCTTCTTCTGGCTATCCCCATGATGTTGGAAATGGCTATGGAATCTGTATTTGCTTTGGTGGATCTGTATTTTGTGGGACATTTGAAAGAGAGCGGGTTTGCGATTCAGACGGTGGGACTTACTGAATCTGTACTTTCCATAATGTATTCCATTGCAATTGGAATGAGTATGGCGGCAACTGCTCTGGTGGCAAGAAGAATTGGTGAGAAAAATCCTGAACAGGCTTCCAGAAGTGCTGCCCAGGTTATATTGGTTTCATTTATCATCACCTTTATTCTAAGCGTATTGGGCGTAATTTATGCTGAGGAAATCCTCATTCTGATGGGATCTAAACCGGAAGCTGCAGCCTATGGAAAAGATTTTACAAGAATTATGATGGGAAGCAGTACAATCATTATGCTTTTATTTCTGATCAATGGTATTTTTAGAGGAGCCGGAAATGCAATGATTGCCATGAAAAGTTTATGGATTGCGAATATTGTGAACATTATTCTTTGTCCTGTTTTAATAAAAGGATTGGGACCGGTTCCTGCAATGGGCCTTACCGGAGCGGCATTGGCAACCACCATTGGCAGAAGCATTGGGGTAATTTATCAATTGTATCACCTCTTGGTCGCCGATACGCAGATCCGTATAAAGTTTGCTTATTTTAAACCTAAATATAAATTAATCCAGTCCATCATTAAAATTGCAACGCCCGGAATTTTCCAATTTGTCATTGCTTCCTGCAGTTGGATTTTTCTTGCCGAGCTGGTTGCCACTACAGGAGGTGAAAATGCTTCTGCAGGATATCAGACAGCATTAAGGTTAATGATGTTCTTCATCCTTCCTGCTTGGGGATTAAGTAATGCAGCTTCCACATTAGTGGGACAAAATATGGGAGCGAATGAAATGCTGAGAGCAGAACAGTCTGTAATGAAGACTGTAAAGTATAATGTAGTCTTTATGTTGTTGGTAAGTTTAATCTTCCTTTTATTCGGGAACTTTTTAGTGAGTTTCTTTACAAATGAGATAGAAATTAAGGGCTTTGCCAAGAATGCTTTGCATATTATGAGCGTGGGGTTTATTTTCTATGGAGTGGGAATGGTGATGATCAATGCTTTCAATGGAGCAGGAGATACCTGGACTCCAACATGGGTGAACCTTTTTGGGTTCTGGTTGTTTCAGATTCCTTTGGCTTATTTTCTTTCAAAATATCTGGAAATGGGGCCTAAAGGAGTTTTTATTTCAATTCCGGCAGCTGAAACGATCATAACCATCGTTGCTTTTATTTTATTTAAAAAAGGAAAGTGGAAAACAGTGAAAGTCTGA
- a CDS encoding ankyrin repeat domain-containing protein produces the protein MKKIISTLFLFGMLVSANMLSAQKMTQNKMKAIHSDDISTFKKQFIPGDYNKCFTIGNESFSPLGFSALSGKNTIVAFLLDNKVNVNKKCQNQTPLELAEEGKNTETAKLLLARGATRN, from the coding sequence ATGAAAAAAATAATCTCTACACTTTTTCTGTTTGGAATGTTAGTTTCTGCCAACATGCTGTCTGCTCAGAAAATGACGCAGAATAAAATGAAAGCCATTCATTCTGATGATATTTCAACATTTAAAAAGCAGTTTATTCCAGGGGATTATAACAAGTGTTTCACAATAGGCAATGAATCTTTTTCTCCACTTGGCTTCAGTGCCCTATCCGGAAAAAACACCATTGTTGCTTTTCTATTGGATAACAAAGTCAATGTGAATAAAAAATGTCAAAATCAGACACCGCTTGAGTTGGCAGAAGAAGGAAAAAATACGGAAACAGCAAAATTATTACTTGCCAGAGGCGCTACCAGAAATTAA
- the aspS gene encoding aspartate--tRNA ligase yields MFRSHTNGELSLKNLNEEVTLSGWVQTIRDKGFMIWVDLRDRYGITQLVFDQDRSSAELMEEAKKLGREFVIQATGRVIERVSKNPNIPTGEIELLVEKLTILNSSQLPPFTIEDETDGGEELRMKYRYLDIRRNPVKDKLIFRHKMAQKVRNYLSDEGFIEVETPVLIKSTPEGARDFVVPSRMNPGQFYALPQSPQTFKQLLMVGGMDKYFQIVKCFRDEDLRADRQPEFTQIDCEMAFVEQEDVMNVFEGMTKTLIKDITGQEFGTFPRMTFADAMRKYGNDKPDIRFGMEFVELNELVKGKDFKIFDEAELVVGINVEGCAEYTRKQIDELVDWVKRPQIGASGMVWAKFQNDGVKTSSVNKFYNEEDLAKIIEKFGAKEGDLMLILSGNENKVRAQLSALRMELGNRLGLRKGDVFAPLWVVDFPLLEFDEESQRYHAMHHPFTSPKPEDIHLLETDPGKARANAYDMVLNGNEIGGGSIRIFDKDLQSKMFDLLGFSKEEAEAQFGFLMNAFKYGAPPHGGLAFGFDRLVAILDGNEVIRDYIAFPKNNSGRDVMIDAPASIADAQLDELELKLNLKA; encoded by the coding sequence ATGTTTCGATCACACACCAACGGAGAGCTATCTCTGAAAAATCTGAATGAAGAAGTTACACTATCAGGATGGGTACAGACTATCCGTGATAAAGGATTTATGATTTGGGTAGATCTTCGAGATCGTTACGGAATTACCCAGTTGGTTTTTGACCAGGACCGTTCTTCTGCAGAACTTATGGAAGAGGCAAAAAAACTGGGCCGTGAATTTGTAATTCAGGCTACCGGAAGAGTTATTGAAAGAGTAAGTAAAAACCCTAATATTCCAACAGGAGAAATTGAACTTTTAGTTGAGAAATTAACAATTTTAAACAGTTCACAGCTTCCTCCATTTACTATTGAAGATGAAACAGACGGAGGTGAGGAGTTGAGAATGAAATACCGTTACCTGGACATCAGAAGAAACCCAGTAAAGGATAAGTTGATCTTCCGTCATAAGATGGCTCAGAAAGTAAGAAATTATTTATCTGACGAAGGCTTCATCGAAGTGGAAACTCCGGTTTTAATCAAATCTACTCCTGAGGGAGCAAGAGACTTTGTGGTTCCAAGCAGAATGAACCCTGGGCAATTTTATGCTTTACCACAATCTCCACAAACTTTCAAACAGCTTTTGATGGTAGGTGGAATGGATAAATATTTCCAGATCGTAAAGTGTTTCCGTGATGAGGATTTAAGAGCTGACAGACAGCCAGAATTCACCCAAATCGACTGTGAAATGGCCTTTGTGGAGCAGGAAGATGTAATGAATGTTTTTGAGGGGATGACCAAAACTCTTATAAAAGATATTACTGGACAGGAATTCGGAACTTTCCCAAGAATGACTTTCGCTGATGCGATGAGAAAATATGGGAATGATAAACCGGATATCCGTTTCGGGATGGAGTTTGTGGAACTTAATGAGCTTGTAAAAGGAAAAGACTTTAAAATATTTGATGAAGCTGAATTGGTTGTAGGAATCAATGTAGAAGGGTGTGCAGAATATACAAGAAAGCAAATTGATGAGCTTGTAGACTGGGTAAAACGTCCTCAGATAGGAGCTTCAGGAATGGTTTGGGCAAAATTCCAGAATGATGGAGTGAAAACTTCATCTGTTAACAAATTCTATAATGAAGAAGATCTTGCAAAAATTATCGAAAAATTCGGAGCTAAAGAAGGAGACTTAATGTTGATCCTTTCTGGAAACGAAAATAAGGTAAGAGCTCAGCTTTCTGCATTGAGAATGGAACTTGGAAACCGTTTGGGATTAAGAAAAGGAGATGTATTCGCTCCTCTTTGGGTAGTTGACTTCCCATTATTGGAATTTGACGAAGAATCACAAAGATACCATGCGATGCACCACCCTTTCACTTCTCCAAAGCCGGAAGATATTCATTTATTGGAAACAGATCCAGGAAAGGCAAGAGCCAATGCTTACGATATGGTATTGAACGGAAATGAAATCGGAGGAGGATCTATCAGAATTTTTGATAAGGATCTGCAATCTAAAATGTTTGATCTTTTGGGATTCTCAAAAGAAGAGGCAGAAGCTCAGTTTGGATTCTTAATGAATGCATTTAAGTACGGAGCACCTCCACATGGTGGTTTAGCATTTGGATTTGACCGTTTGGTGGCTATTCTTGACGGAAACGAAGTGATCAGAGATTATATTGCATTCCCTAAGAATAATTCAGGACGTGATGTCATGATTGATGCACCGGCTTCTATTGCAGATGCACAGCTGGACGAGCTTGAACTTAAATTGAATTTAAAAGCATAA
- a CDS encoding adenylosuccinate synthase gives MDIVLGLQWGDEGKGKFIDLISENYDITARFNGGSNAGHSIERNVKRITLKMIPSGIFMKNVLNVIGTGTVLDPVSFKKEIVNLKKFDETLQPEKNIIISRKAHFVLPTHRLLDIFMEESPEYTTIGTTKNGIAQAYSNKILRQNLRVGDMFSSDFKSRVEQILEREYKFLEKANMELPSLESISNEFFEAVESLKQFDCTETEIVMNKALSDGKKILGEGSQAAMLDIDHGTYPYVTSSSTIAAGACSGLGISPKKIGEIYGIAKAYCTRVGNGVFPTELFDELGDEIRSKGNEFGSNTGRPRRIGWLDLPALKYAVMINGVTQLVLTKADVLSGLKSVAVCTHYELEDGTVESISGILPETAKPILKWMNGWNADFSNMKNVDELPKELTDFLSFLEAELEIPVGYLSIGPGREQIFKMK, from the coding sequence ATGGATATTGTATTAGGATTACAGTGGGGAGATGAGGGAAAAGGAAAGTTTATTGATCTTATCAGTGAAAATTATGACATTACCGCTCGTTTTAATGGAGGCTCCAATGCTGGACATAGCATAGAACGAAATGTGAAGAGAATTACGCTTAAAATGATTCCCTCAGGAATTTTTATGAAGAATGTTCTGAATGTTATTGGTACAGGAACTGTTCTTGATCCTGTAAGCTTTAAAAAGGAAATTGTAAACCTTAAGAAATTTGACGAAACCCTTCAGCCGGAAAAAAATATAATCATTTCCAGAAAGGCACACTTTGTATTGCCTACGCATAGACTTTTGGATATTTTTATGGAAGAAAGCCCGGAATATACAACGATTGGTACGACGAAGAATGGGATTGCACAGGCATATTCAAACAAAATTTTAAGACAGAATCTAAGAGTTGGAGACATGTTTTCTTCAGATTTTAAGAGTAGGGTAGAGCAAATTTTAGAAAGAGAGTATAAGTTTCTTGAAAAGGCTAATATGGAGCTTCCGTCTCTTGAATCTATTTCCAACGAGTTTTTTGAGGCGGTGGAATCTCTAAAACAATTCGACTGTACAGAAACAGAAATCGTTATGAATAAGGCCTTGTCTGATGGAAAAAAGATCTTGGGAGAGGGGTCTCAGGCAGCGATGTTGGATATTGATCACGGTACTTATCCTTATGTAACCTCTTCTTCTACTATAGCTGCTGGGGCTTGCAGCGGATTAGGTATTTCACCTAAAAAAATAGGTGAGATCTACGGTATAGCAAAAGCCTATTGCACCAGAGTGGGCAATGGAGTATTTCCAACAGAACTTTTTGATGAGCTTGGTGATGAAATCAGAAGTAAAGGAAATGAATTTGGTTCCAATACGGGCCGACCAAGAAGAATCGGATGGCTGGATCTTCCTGCTTTGAAATATGCAGTGATGATTAATGGTGTTACTCAATTGGTATTGACTAAGGCTGATGTTTTAAGTGGTTTGAAGTCTGTAGCGGTTTGTACACACTATGAGCTGGAAGACGGAACAGTTGAATCTATTTCCGGAATCCTTCCTGAAACAGCAAAACCAATTCTAAAGTGGATGAATGGCTGGAATGCCGATTTTTCCAATATGAAAAATGTAGATGAGTTGCCAAAAGAACTAACGGATTTCTTATCGTTTCTGGAGGCAGAACTGGAAATTCCTGTGGGATATCTTTCCATCGGGCCAGGAAGAGAACAGATTTTTAAAATGAAATAA
- a CDS encoding Crp/Fnr family transcriptional regulator — MEELFNYIKKFGLLNEQDELLITEGIQKVSVRKGQVFVEAGKVSQKIAFVKEGVFRSLYYNKEGDDFTRYFIYEGRFIGDFQGFTDQLPAHEYIEAITDAVLLVIDLKHFKTLEEKIKIWPVLFARIHGFVAENKLKVASIMLNQDAKARYTHFLNHYPGLANRVPQSMLASYLGVTPSSLSRIRRNIV, encoded by the coding sequence ATTACATCAAAAAATTTGGATTACTGAACGAACAGGATGAGCTTCTGATTACCGAGGGTATTCAGAAAGTTTCTGTACGCAAGGGACAAGTTTTTGTGGAGGCAGGAAAAGTAAGCCAGAAGATTGCTTTTGTAAAGGAAGGAGTTTTTAGGTCTCTGTATTATAATAAAGAAGGCGATGATTTTACCCGTTATTTTATATATGAGGGAAGATTTATCGGCGATTTTCAGGGATTTACAGATCAGTTGCCGGCTCATGAATATATTGAAGCCATTACAGATGCGGTATTACTGGTTATTGATTTAAAACATTTCAAAACCCTTGAAGAAAAAATTAAGATCTGGCCAGTCCTGTTTGCCAGAATTCATGGTTTTGTGGCAGAGAACAAACTTAAGGTAGCAAGTATCATGCTTAATCAGGATGCAAAAGCCCGTTACACTCATTTTCTGAATCATTATCCCGGTCTGGCCAATAGAGTTCCACAATCTATGCTGGCTTCTTATCTTGGTGTTACCCCTTCTTCACTGAGCCGCATCCGAAGAAATATAGTCTAG